In Aspergillus nidulans FGSC A4 chromosome II, a single window of DNA contains:
- a CDS encoding uncharacterized protein (transcript_id=CADANIAT00004602), translating to MYSGIPRTPPEAPLEVTEISERSQSSRWLSRDDRIRILTLRDAGFTYQQISSQLGFTYRQVQYTCQNEQSTPRKPPGQRPKLSEEDMDNIITFISSSQRTRRLSYKRVIEELNLPCGETALARALKKRGYSRCKALRKPPLSDDTKRTWVTPGFHTRIWVTRRAGEELDETCIRSSTPKKRGWMFWGSFYGDTKGPCLFWEKEWGSINAESYCERIVPIIDGYLRLNRQQGNYLCLMHDGAPGHASKDTIAELHERSIYPISWPAFSPDLNPIEMVWNWMKDWIQERYPDDRQLSYDALREINPKESYPCFSNRGQLRREKVLPSMSIKTELGTESSPSPDSIRNKVAIKMSCIEYGVESSIGSIRGPPSSLAGLAATSMEKECFFYGIASSLVLIYNGDCEVV from the exons ATgtactctggtataccccg CACCCCTCCAGAGGCGCCtttggaggtgactgagatatctgaaaggagccaaagttCTAGATGGCTAAGTCGCGATGATCGGAttcgcattttgactctacgagatgctggttttacctatcaacagatctcttctcagcttggaTTTACCTATCGTCAGGTGCAATAtacctgccagaatgagcaatctactcctcgaaagcctcctggccagcgcccgaagctatcagaagaggatatggacaatatcattacctttatctcttcatcacaacgTACGCGCCGACTATCTTATAAacgagttattgaagaactaAATCTTCCCTGCGGAGAAACTGCACTTGCTCGAGCACTTAAAAAACGAGGCTATTCCCGATGCAAAGCTCTTCGAAAGCCACCTTTATCGGACGATACAAAGCGT acttgggttactccaggcttccataccagaatctgggttaccagaagagcaggagaagagctagatgagACCTGTATTCGTTCGTCTACCCCCAAAAAGCGTggttggatgttttggggaTCATTTTATGGAGATACTAAAggcccttgccttttctgggagaaagaatggggctCTATCAATGCAGAGAGTTACTGTGAGCGAATTGTGCCTATTATTGACGGCTATCTTCGCCtgaaccgacagcaaggtaactatctttgtcttatgcatgatggagcacctggccatgccagcaaagatactatagcagagcttcatgagcgTAGTATCTATCCTATTAGttggcctgccttctcccctgaTCTGAACCCTATTGAGATGgtatggaactggatgaaagaCTGGATCCAAGagagatatccagatgaccgcCAGCTATCTTATGATGCCCTACGAGAAATT aatccaaaggagtcatatcctt GCTTCAGCAACCGGGGACAACTCCGGCGGGAAAAAGTTCTGCCTTCCATGTCCATCAAAACTGAGTTGGGTACTGAGTCAAGCCCGAGCCCAGATTCAATTCGAAATAAGGTTGCCATAAAGATGTCGTGCATTGAGTACGGAGTTGAGAGTTCGATCGGCTCCATTCGAGGACCACCTTCAAGCCTAGCTGGCCTAGCTGCCACTTCTATGGAGAAGGAATGCTTCTTTTACGGAATAGCCTCGAGCTTAGTCTTAATTTACAACGGCGATTGCGAAGTCGTCTAA
- a CDS encoding GTP-binding protein RBG1 (transcript_id=CADANIAT00004601) encodes MSTTVEKIKQVEEEMARTQKNKNTSYHLGQLKAKLAKLKRELLTPSGGGGGGSGAGFDVARTGVASVGFIGFPSVGKSTLMSRLTGQHSEAAAYEFTTLTTVPGQVLYNGAKIQILDLPGIIQGAKDGKGRGRQVIAVAKTCHLIFIVLDVNKPLVDKKVIENELEGFGIRINKQPPNIMFKKKDKGGISITSTVPLTHIDNDEIKAVMSEYKISSADISIRCDATIDDLIDVLEAKSRAYIPVVYALNKIDAITIEELDLLYRIPNAVPISSEHGWNIDELLEMMWEKLNLRRIYTKPKGKAPDYTAPVVLRANACTVEDFCNAIHRTIKDQFKQAIVYGRSVKHQPQRVGLTHELADEDIGSRPFCEAYGTIGLTV; translated from the exons ATGTCGACCACAGTGGAAAAG ATCAAGCaagtcgaggaggag ATGGCCCGGActcagaagaacaagaacacTTCGTATCACTTGG GACAGTTGAAGGCCAAGCTCGCCAAACTGAAGCGTGAACTTTTGACACCGtcgggaggaggtggtggcggcagcggcg CCGGCTTCGATGTTGCTCGTACCGGTGTAGCTAGTGT TGGTTTCATCGGTTTCCCGTCCGTCGGAAAGAGTACATTGATGAGCAGGTTAACGGGCCAACATTCCGAAG CGGCGGCGTACGAGTTTACGACGTTGACCACCGTTCCGGGACAAGTACTATACAACGGCGCGAAGATTCAAATTCTTGATCTTCCCGGTATCATTCAAGGTGCCAAAGATGGTAAAGGTCGTGGGCGGCAGGTTATTGCTGTCGCCAAGACATGCCATCTCATTTTCATTGTTCTCGACGTTAATAAGCCTCTGGTCGACAAGAAGGTGATTGAAAATGAATTGGAGGGATTCGGAATCAGAATCAACAAGCAGCCCCCCAACATTAtgttcaagaagaaggacaagggTGGTATATCGATTACGAGCACTGTGCCTCTCACTCATATTGATAACGAT GAAATCAAAGCCGTCATGAGCGAATACAAGATTTCCTCTGCGGATATCTCGATTCGGTGCGACGCGACAATTGATGACCTCATCGACGTGCTGGAGGCCAAAAGTCGCGCATATATTCCCGTTGTCTACGCTCTTAACAAAATCGATGCCATCACTATCGAGGAACTCGACCTGCTGTACCGTATTCCCAACGCCGTCCCTATCAGTTCAGAGCACGGCTGGAATATCGACGAGCTCTTGGAAATGATGTGGGAGAAGCTCAACCTCCGACGAATCTACACGAAACCGAAGGGCAAGGCCCCTGACTATACTGCTCCTGTTGTGCTCAGGGCCAATGCCTGCACCGTCGAGGACTTT TGTAACGCGATCCACCGAACGATCAAGGATCAGTTCAAGCAAGCTATTGTCTATGGTCGGTCCGTCAAACATCAACCACAGCGTGTCGGTCTCACCCACGagctggctgatgaagataTTGGTTCGCGACCCTTTTGCGAGGCTTATGGGACTATTGGGCTGACGGTGTAA
- a CDS encoding trifunctional uridine nucleosidase/nicotinamide riboside hydrolase/nicotinic acid riboside hydrolase (transcript_id=CADANIAT00004606): protein MTLDLTHQVLASRDVQTRILHGDGDPSTAPTVLRQMLYELLLFFASTYEAEFGLTTGPPLHDPLAVAAVISTLNPDFARRYPEQALKFDDRNGERFAVTVVTDGLHGTDVAMVGQLGRSVVSSHATGVTIPRGVDIDAFWNIIVDCIRRADELNSARTAA, encoded by the coding sequence ATGACGCTAGACCTGACGCACCAAGTCCTCGCCTCTCGCGATGTCCAAACCCGCATTTTGCACGGCGATGGTGACCCCTCAACAGCTCCGACCGTCCTTCGCCAAATGCTATACGAACTactcctcttctttgcgTCAACTTACGAAGCCGAATTTGGTCTCACAACAGGTCCTCCGCTCCATGATCCTCTTGCAGTAGCCGCTGTTATTTCAACCCTTAACCCGGACTTCGCTAGGAGATATCCCGAGCAGGCTTTAAAGTTTGATGACCGCAACGGCGAGCGGTTTGCAGTCACCGTCGTTACAGATGGACTTCATGGAACAGATGTCGCTATGGTAGGACAGCTCGGCCGTTCAGTAGTGTCCAGTCACGCTACTGGGGTCACCATTCCCCGCGGAGTTGATATTGATGCGTTCTGGAATATTATTGTGGACTGTATCAGGCGGGCAGATGAGTTGAATAGTGCGCGGACAGCAGCTTAA
- a CDS encoding DNA-binding domain-containing protein (transcript_id=CADANIAT00004604), which produces MDTETPHAQENGFAQSPWMDMGGFHPSHQNSPPLDYHGFGYPVHVPLDASYGVTIPPPYAPPALPMTVPSNAWPSMLTTSSQPPFQQSEHPVAPVPIAPSVSPIAPVPPPRKSSTSSSTPRRTLTDDDRRRMCLYAEENKTAKQTDIGALFGVERSTVSKVLRQKDKYLNPEDGSRSPIKRAKGRVPDIEKALSNWVRNYQRGGHGLTDEMIREKALFFASTCGSDGKEKVLSNSWLEKFKQKNGLLGAKVRKGSFGAKSDSESPTGLSINSALASAVHSPSVLSPISPTGFVSPSALSPAQSHENIRGSISVGPTDLGIDFQHSHSRSTISLDTTASFSPTSTLLTESPFTPSSQSRISPTDVNSSRPRSQTFPIANADPHSMPTDDLSEPTSTMKGLLPAAMEDAVGDDCDQKVALNIDTSPGTIKRNRSNPDIRARTIYPPSYSRSTTVSPISSPGSPTQDEARKALELVVNYFEHQSSGLGAQEAVTIGKLLERLQLAQQPPTLPGGLTRIDEHDDASPPHQSSLTKKRSIHNMG; this is translated from the exons ATGGACACGGAGACTCCCCATGCGCAGGAAAATGGCTTTGCGCAGTCTCCCTGGATGGATATGGGCGGCTTCCATCCGTCCCATCAGAACTCGCCACCATTGGATTATCATGGTTTTGGATACCCGGTTCATGTACCTCTAGATGCTTCCTACGGCGTCACGATACCGCCGCCTTATGCACCACCTGCACTGCCCATGACTGTACCTTCCAATGCCTGGCCCAGCATGCTCACCACTTCCTCTCAACCGCCTTTCCAGCAGTCGGAGCATCCAGTGGCGCCGGTCCCAATCGCGCCGTCTGTCTCGCCAATTGCCCCAGTTCCACCACCCAGGAAGTCTTCCACGAGTAGCTCCACGCCTCGGAGGACCCTTACCGACGATGACCGGCGAAGGATGTGTCTCTACGCCGAGGAAAACAAGACCGCCAAACAGACGGATATCGGAG CGCTTTTTGGTGTTGAACGAAG CACCGTTTCTAAAGTGCTACGCCAAAAGGACAAGTATCTTAACCCAGAAGATGGAAGTCGATCGCCTATCAAAAGAGCCAAGGGCCGAGTCCCTGATATTGAAAAAGCCCTGTCCAACTGGGTGAGGAATTATCAACGAGGAGGGCATGGCCTGACTGATGAAATGATAAGAGAGAAggctctcttctttgccaGCACCTGTGGTTCTgacgggaaggagaaggtcctcagcaacagctggTTGGAGAAGTTCAAGCAAAAGAATGGCCTGCTAGGTGCCAAAGTTCGAAAGGGCTCTTTTGGCGCGAAGAGTGATTCGGAAAGCCCTACTGGTCTGAGCATCAATTCGGCCCTGGCATCTGCTGTGCACTCACCCAGTGTGCTTTCGCCCATCTCACCTACTGGCTTTGTATCTCCTTCTGCACTGTCTCCTGCTCAGAGTCACGAAAATATCAGGGGGAGTATTTCCGTTGGTCCCACAGATCTGGGTATCGACTTTCAACATTCGCATTCACGGAGTACCATTTCGCTCGATACCaccgcttctttctctccgaCGTCCACGCTGCTTACCGAGAGTCCGTTCACTCCGTCCAGCCAGTCCCGTATCTCCCCAACGGACGTTAATTCCAGCAGACCAAGGAGCCAAACATTTCCAATCGCAAACGCCGATCCCCACTCCATGCCCACGGACGACTTATCCGAGCCGACATCTACTATGAAGGGACTTCTACCTGCTGCTATGGAAGACGCCGTCGGTGATGATTGCGACCAGAAAGTTGCACTCAATATTGACACATCCCCCGGAACCATCAAACGGAACCGAAGCAACCCAGATATTCGGGCTAGAACTATTTACCCCCCGTCATATTCAAGATCCACGACTGTTTCCCCAATCAGCTCTCCTGGATCCCCGACGCAGGATGAAGCCCGCAAGGCTTTAGAGCTGGTGGTGAACTATTTCGAGCATCAGAGCTCTGGATTAGGTGCCCAAGAAGCCGTTACCATTGGTAAACTACTGGAGAGGCTACAGCTCGCCCAACAACCACCGACCCTACCAGGTGGCCTTACTCGTATTGATGAACATGATGACGCATCTCCACCCCATCAATCTTCTCTCACAAAGAAGCGAAGCATCCATAATATGGGGTGA
- a CDS encoding glycogenin (transcript_id=CADANIAT00004599) — translation MIAPLPSSFDTDPLLLDPGAVVLAHSLRDNGTKAKLVALYTPDTLQAATLNELQTVYDELIPVYRMTNHTPANLWLMERPDLIATFTKIELWRQTKFKRIVYIDSDVVAIRAPDELLDMDVDFAAAPDVGWPDCFNSGVMVLRPNMQDYFALKALAERGTSFDGADQGLLNMHFRDWHRLSFTYNCTPSASYQYIPAYKHFQMSPFDSPYNQLLGRWWTVYDRHYHSVANETIEPSSHSVPPHVQHAEEPMLDMHIHNFPVTAPQQHIGRQTPLLPGSETTSRHPALGHEVPSDQHPDYHPPEEASNNSVQASHYAERSVAPLPVKDLSHEIHAEYQSEKPSHEPVFSVVPQYVRGEEHVRAYIQQQPVQEHSHHDLQPPPVQEPSVPTEPAHPFEQNDSRTTRAPAPIGTQRAPSPQPASQEEPIFEAPKAEWDASREPPPLNSKPEGIALESKTYTMSDDRKLFQPPQSYPEAPKNMYYQVPETKPKPQKLRQIFPWETNAPKPTRVFADDASQHQPMVSLTPTEEDSQIFKSTQPTFWKSEAPSLPSESFDSYSRSNAWDEVPEIQKYIRSIQQARRARVQVLSGAPNQQKAAFPSKSSRQHQPGTPTTTTGSKGPNYGTRITDFPSEIERPSLPVTPAPIRRGPAVGNPDDYTTPQFPAAKGVPNQEDWNPTVRLEELRRRQNIVLDNPNLLIERITRALEDGRRDCADLD, via the exons ATGATTGCTCCACTTCCGTCATCTTTTGATACTGACCCGCTGCTTCTCGATCCAGGTGCCGTGGTTCTCGCCCACTCATTGCGCGACAATGGCACCAAGGCCAAGCTGGTCGCTCTGTATACGCCCGACACGTTGCAGGCCGCGACGCTGAATGAGCTTCAG ACTGTTTACGATGAGCTCATACCCGTCTATCGGATGACGAACCATACGCCGGCGAACCTCTGGCTCATGGAGCGTCCTGACTTGATAGCAACCTTCACAAAGATCGAGCTGTGGCGACAAACAAAGTTCAAGCGCATCGTATACATTGACTCGGACGTGGTGGCCATTAGAGCCCCCGACGAGCTCCTGGACATGGACGTAGATTTCGCCGCTGCCCCCGATGTCGGCTGGCCCGATTGCTTTAACAGCGGTGTTATGGTACTGCGGCCCAATATGCAAGACTACTTTGCGCTGAAAGCTCTTGCAGAACGCGGTACCAGCTTTGACGGCGCCGACCAGGGCTTGCTGAACATGCACTTTCGAGACTGGCACCGACTCAGTTTCACGTACAACTGCACACCTAGCGCGAGTTATCAATATATCCCGGCCTACAAGCATTTCCAGA TGTCTCCTTTTGATTCGCCGTATAATCAGCTACTGGGAAGGTGGTGGACAGTCTACGACCGGCATTACCACTCTGTAGCCAAT GAAACAATAGAGCCGAGTAGTCACTCGGTTCCGCCACATGTTCAACATGCAGAGGAGCCTATGCTGGACATGCACATCCATAATTTCCCAGTAACAGCACCACAGCAGCATATTGGACGACAGACACCCCTTCTTCCAGGATCAGAAACCACGTCGCGCCACCCAGCACTTGGGCATGAGGTGCCATCAGATCAACATCCAGACTACCATCCCCCAGAAGAAGCTTCAAATAACTCGGTTCAGGCGTCTCACTATGCAGAGCGAAGCGTCGCGCCATTACCCGTGAAAGATCTGTCTCACGAAATTCACGCAGAGTATCAGAGCGAGAAACCTTCCCATGAACCTGTTTTTAGCGTGGTTCCGCAGTATGTTCGGGGGGAAGAACACGTAAGGGCTTATATACAACAACAGCCCGTTCAAGAACATAGCCATCATGATCTACAGCCACCTCCAGTACAAGAGCCCAGTGTGCCGACAGAGCCTGCTCATCCATTTGAACAGAATGATTCGCGCACCACTCGAGCGCCAGCGCCCATTGGGACACAGCGGGCACCATCGCCTCAACCGGCATCGCAAGAGGAGCCGATATTCGAAGCCCCTAAGGCAGAATGGGATGCCTCTCG GGAACCACCTCCTTTGAATTCTAAACCAGAAGGAATAGCCTTGGAGAGCAAGACCTATACTATGTCCGATGATCGCAAGCTTTTCCAGCCCCCACAGTCGTATCCAGAAGCCCCGAAGAACATGTACTATCAGGTCCCGGAGACGAAACCTAAGCCGCAGAAACTTAGGCAAATATTCCCCTGGGAAACGAACGCACCCAAACCAACTAGAGTTTTTGCTGACGATGCCTCTCAACACCAACCCATGGTTTCCCTTACGCCTACCGAAGAAGACTCCCAAATTTTCAAATCCACCCAACCAACATTTTGGAAGTCCGAGGCGCCCAGCCTTCCCAGCGAATCATTTGACTCATACTCCCGCTCAAACGCATGGGACGAAGTTCCCGAAATCCAAAAGTACATCCGATCCATACAACAAGCCCGCAGAGCCCGAGTTCAAGTGCTCTCCGGCGCACCCAACCAACAGAAAGCAGCATTCCCATCAAAGTCAAGCCGACAACATCAACCCGGCACCCCTACAACTACCACCGGTTCCAAAGGCCCCAATTACGGCACCCGCATAACCGATTTCCCTAGCGAAATCGAACGTCCTAGCCTCCCGGTTACCCCTGCCCCAATCCGCCGCGGGCCAGCAGTAGGCAATCCAGACGATTACACAACGCCCCAATTCCCTGCGGCGAAGGGCGTCCCAAACCAGGAAGACTGG AATCCTACTGTCCGCCTCGAAgagctgcggcggcggcagaaTATTGTCTTGGATAACCCAAATTTGCTCATTGAGCGGATTACTAGAGCTCTTGAAGATGGGAGAAGGGATTGTGCTGATTTAGATTGA
- a CDS encoding uncharacterized protein (transcript_id=CADANIAT00004603), which translates to MTAGLFSPSKAGLSLRPPTHPFPGTPDGYSRDKHNALIRLKGLGRTECLGEGKTPEQALSAPLRLYSLWYSAERGKRAPSWVDITASQRKKYGRPEPRFVDSSPNRLSSPARFVKRLMTVLARWERFPNDLISLQRLSRGRSTPLEYRSSRWGALRTGNQPQDEATVRSQGVASVAFRLLEAARSC; encoded by the exons ATGACGGCTGGACTCTTTAGCCCCAGTAAGGCTGGCCTAAGTCTGCGGCCACCGACACATCCATTCCCT GGCACTCCTGACGGCTACTCTCGTGACAAA CATAACGCGCTTATCAGGTTGAAAGGGCTAGGCCGAACTGAGTGCTTGGGCGAAGGGAAGACTCCTGAGCAAGCTCTTTCCGCTCCTCTCCGTCTTTACTCGTTGTGGTACTCCGCAGAGAGGGGAAAAAGGGCCCCAAGCTGGGTGGATATCACTGCGTCCCAACGCAAGAAATACGGCAGGCCCGAGCCTCGATTTGTCGATAGTTCGCCGAATAGGCT ATCTTCACCGGCCCGTTTCGTCAAGAGACTCATGACCGTTCTTGCTAGATGGGAGCGCTTCCCTAATGACCTCATCAGTCTCCAGCGACTTTCACGTGGCCGTAGCACTCCACTTGAGTACAGGAGCTCAAGATGGGGCGCTCTCCGTACAGGGAACCAGCCTCAGGACGAGGCCACCGTTAGAAGCCAAGGGGTCGCCAGTGTTGCATTTAGGCTGCTAGAGGCTGCTAGAAGCTGCTGA
- a CDS encoding putative cysteine dioxygenase Cdo1 (transcript_id=CADANIAT00004600) translates to MPYLKSGSTSSSDAGNSPRNAFEELVQDLSRALGPSSGLDSDDVDPLDIQRLMELYTSNPEDWLPYALGDTNKSYTRNLIDEGNGKSNLLILVWSPGRGSAIHDHANAHCVMKVLKGNLQETLYTWPDQDKVQHGQSSPPEVTKVTTYGENQVTYMSDKLGLHKIHNPDPNEPAISLHLYTPPNAANYGFCVFDEKSGKASHIKQSHFYSIRGKRT, encoded by the exons ATGCCATATCTAAAGTCTGGTTCAACCTCCTCGTCAGACGCCGGGAATTCTCCCCGCAATGCTTTCGAAGAGCTCGTCCAAGACCTCAGTAGAGCTCTCGGCCCTAGCTCGGGGCTGGACTCGGACGATGTCGACCCTCTCGACATTCAGCGCTTGATGGAACTCTACACCTCCAACCCAGAAGACTGGCTTCCTTATGCCCTGGGAGATACCAACAAATCTTACACACGGAACCTTATCGACGAAGGAAACGGAAAAAGTAACCTG TTGATTCTTGTCTGGAGCCCTGGACGGGGAAGTGCTATTCATGACCATGCCAATGCCCATTGCGTAATGAAG GTCCTAAAGGGCAACCTTCAAGAAACCCTATATACATGGCCAGATCAGGATAAAGTTCAGCATGGACAGTCATCGCCTCCCGAGGTCACGAAAGTAACAACGTACGGCGAGAATCAGGTCACATATATGTCTGACAAG TTGGGACTGCATAAGATCCACAACCCAGATCCGAATGAGCCAGCCATCTCCCTACACC TCTATACACCCCCAAATGCCGCAAACTACGGGTTCTGTGTTTTCGACGAAAAATCCGGCAAAGCATCTCACATAAAACAGTCCCACTTCTATTCCATCCGCGGCAAACGCACCTGA
- a CDS encoding PXA domain-containing protein (transcript_id=CADANIAT00004605) — protein MTTDPAPSGLQPFSQLKAGPTTSSSKSTTVPAATTTIAPSQSSRRLQPKSDSRNEQLNGANDRALAALVRRVLCPQLGSYGGATSLYAPEELLPPLTSSNDVDRQLYALVAMMVKEFISSWYSKITSDQALISEVLQLIAHLTRALEQRLREVDIVQLVLDDIPSLVETHITCLSPVPDPSDANSVAQQRDSEAIYRRLLVNGVLTVLLPTEDLENACLRTLLSDILSDLILGNQVSERVCEGWFVWETTTKLLDMLSRDKDGREAGAAETKSPRPNRLHQFNLLGNTDNDNDTTSSQPSGWIWLILQYAFYAYVTLRFIVVGLFRKASSSTLNPSLRPPDSFVNKSTTKYAVTGKRPVLDYRLFGMLSQLLDLSRRMPWLGGLIALFQYLILAGPGKVGETGSVLDRFLHENIEEYVLTPTLLPNLLQALREALFPHNTRPKSESSVNRVEALTSTSTPAPLISGAQPFINTKQTTTASGGNTITPSDNATEELPRLSPDQQRRPSPADVASIRRKCALGILSLIPRPIARRLFGVPTEPSSGVISTQVESPALSPSQFQAAGPGVRSDSPSSPSPEVLGSDIRSDAEESLLASAIESNILDLFADEYCNKHLVYSIIETVLAKLMPELSDRSIAELMDDRAVFTSAV, from the exons ATGACCACCGACCCTGCTCCTTCAGGCCTTCAACCCTTTTCACAACTTAAGGCGGGTCCAACTACATCCAGCTCGAAGTCGACTACCGTGCCAGCCGCAACCACTACTATAGCACCTTCGCAGTCTTCCCGCCGGTTGCAGCCCAAGAGCGATAGCCGGAATGAACAGCTTAATGGAGCCAATGACAGGGCACTAGCCGCCTTGGTTCGACGCGTGCTTTGTCCTCAATTGGGAAGCTATGGCGGTGCCACTTCTCTGTATGCTCCAGAGGAGCTACTACCGCCGCTGACGAGCTCGAATGACGTGGACCGTCAACTCTACGCTCTAGTCGCCATGATGGTCAAGGAATTCATCTCTTCCTGGTATTCGAAGATTACGTCGGATCAAGCTCTTATCAGTGAAGTGCTGCAGTTAATCGCCCACCTCACTCGGGCCCTTGAGCAAAGACTGCGGGAGGTAGACATTGTACAGCTGGTTCTGGACGATATTCCCTCCCTGGTGGAAACACATATTACCT GCCTTTCACCGGTTCCAGACCCCTCTGATGCGAACTCAGTCGCGCAGCAACGTGACAGTGAAGCGATATATCGAAGACTATTAGTAAATGGTGTTCTGACCGTTCTTCTACCAACTGAGGACCTCGAGAATGCATGTTTGCGAACCTTGTTGAGCGATATTTTATCTGATCTCATTCTGGGAAACCAAGTAAGCGAAAGGGTATGCGAAGGCTGGTTTGTTTGGGAGACTACGACAAAGCTGCTGGATATGCTCTCAAGGGACAAAGACGGACGCGAAGCAGGGGCGGCAGAAACCAAATCACCTCGCCCAAACCGGCTACATCAATTCAATTTGCTTGGAAACACAGACAACGACAATGATACTACCTCTTCACAACCCTCGGGCTGGATATGGCTCATCCTTCAGTACGCCTTTTACGCATATGTGACTCTACGATTTATTGTAGTTGGATTGTTCCGCAAAGCCTCCTCATCGACACTGAATCCAAGTCTGCGTCCTCCTGACAGCTTTGTGAACAAGTCAACTACGAAATATGCCGTCACAGGCAAACGCCCGGTACTTGATTATCGGCTGTTTGGCATGTTGTCGCAGCTGCTAGATCTCTCTCGGCGGATGCCATGGCTGGGAGGACTGATAGCCCTCTTTCAGTACTTGATCCTGGCTGGCCCAGGAAAAGTGGGAGAAACCGGCAGCGTTCTTGATAG GTTCCTCCACGAAAATATCGAGGAATATGTCCTCACCCCCACTTTGTTACCCAACCTCCTGCAAGCATTGCGAGAGGCGCTTTTCCCGCATAATACCCGTCCGAAATCCGAATCGAGCGTCAATCGCGTCGAGGCGCTGACGTCGACTTCAACACCCGCTCCGCTAATCTCAGGAGCGCAACCATTTATTAATACGAAGCAAACGACTACCGCCTCTGGCGGCAATACAATAACGCCATCTGATAATGCGACAGAAGAACTTCCTCGCTTGTCGCCGGATCAGCAGCGACGTCCCTCTCCCGCCGACGTCGCCTCAATAAGGCGAAAATGTGCACTCGGCATTTTAAGTCTGATCCCTCGCCCAATCGCACGCCGTTTGTTTGGTGTTCCGACCGAGCCTAGCTCTGGGGTTATATCTACGCAAGTTGAATCTCCGGCCCTATCTCCGAGCCAGTTTCAGGCCGCCGGGCCTGGCGTTAGAAGTGATTCTCCttcgtcgccgtcgccagagGTGTTGGGCAGTGACATTAGAAGTGACGCGGAAGAGTCGCTTCTCGCTTCAGCTATCGAGTCCAACATCCTTGATCTCTTTGCAGATGAGTATTGCAATAAGCACCTCGTCTACTCAATCATTGAGACTGTGCTAGCTAAGCTCATGCCTGAGTTATCGGATCGTAGCATTGCTGAGCTTATGGACGACAGAGCAGTGTTCACATCTGCTGTTTGA